One Xiphophorus couchianus chromosome 1, X_couchianus-1.0, whole genome shotgun sequence genomic region harbors:
- the LOC114146712 gene encoding prepro-urotensin II-beta-like, translating into MPARADVTLHVADDCQQTKVCARVPCQSGGPSCKYIKQLGPLRIQKSSPEDLCANQNHFPQQHQTVMKCSHLFSWAFVLVASATLLAHPITESAEMPYPGPASVEDRIIVTLDDESLPEQMFTPQDGAALRYSTFTSGEVNRDGVRTTNLVPRGVKREILLEKQNLLKPYSRLLGIRKQLRKRNGNSECFWKYCV; encoded by the exons ATGCCAGCGAGAGCGGATGTGACTCTGCATGTAGCTGACGACTGTCAGCAAACAAaagtgtgtgcgcgtgtgcCGTGCCAGTCAGGTGGACCCAGCTGCAAGTATATAAAACAGCTGGGGCCACTGCGCATTCAGAAGTCTTCACCAGAGGACCTGTGTGCAAATCAGAACCACTTCCCACAACAGCATCAGACAGTAATGAAGTGCAGCCATCTCTTCTCCTGGGCCTTTGTACTTGTGGCCTCTGCCACCCTGCTGGCCCACCCTATCACAGAATCGGCTGAGATGCCCTATCCAGGACCAG CGTCAGTGGAGGATCGCATTATCGTAACGCTGGATGACGAGTCTCTTCCTGAGCAAATGTTTACTCCTCAGGACGGTGCAGCTCTCCGATATTCCACTTTTACATCTGGGGAAGTTAACAGAGACG GTGTCAGGACGACAAATCTGGTGCCAAGAGGAGTCAAGAGAGAG ATCTTATTAGAGAAACAAAATCTTCTGAAACCTTACAGCCGCTTGCTGGGCATCCGTAAGCAGTTAAGGAAGAGAAATGGAAATTCCGAGTGTTTCTGGAAGTACTGCGTCTAA